The Streptosporangiales bacterium genomic sequence CGCACCACCTGGGTACGCAACGGCGCCGCCACCGCGGCGACGCGCAGATCCCCGGTAGCCACGTCCCTCACCTCCTCGTGCGGTACAACACCAGATCCGCCGGCATCACGCGGCGACACGTCAATGATCCCAGCCCGCTCCCCCGCGGCCACCGGTCAGGTGGTGTCATTGGTTCGCCTGGCGCCAGGAAACCAGCTCGCGCACCCCGTACGCGGCCCGGTCCACTGGCGGCACCTGGCCGACCTCGTGGAGGAACGTCTTCGCCCGGCTCAGCCCGCTCGCCGGCGCAGCGCGCAGCCCGGCCACCACGTCGGCGGCGACCGCGTCCAGCTCGGCGTCCGGCACGACCCGGCTGACCATGCCCATCGCGAGCGCCTCCGCGGCGCCGACGTGCCTGCCGGTCAGCACCAGGTCGAGCGCGGCCTTGCGCGGCAGGTAGTCGGCGAGGAACGTCTCCACCACCAGCGGCGGGAAGCCGTGCGTGATCTCGTCGAACCCGAACGTCGCGTCGTCGCTGGCCAGCGTGATGTCGGTGTGCATGGCGAGCCCGCTGCCGAACCCCAGCGCCCGCCCGCGTACCAGGCCGACGGACACGCCGCCGTAGCCGTCGAGCAACCCGTTGACCTCGGTGATGAGCGTCAGGTTGTCGGCCAGCGACACCCCTTCGGGTTTCTCCCTCTGGTCGCGGCCGAGGCAGAAGTCCGCACCTTCCGCACCTAGCACGAGCACGTCGGCTGAGCCCGCCTCGGTGAGCGCGGCGATGAGCTGCCGCATCATCGCGTACGTCACCTTGTTCTGCTCGCTCGCGCGATCGAGGGTCACGTACGCCACCGGACCGTCGCGCTCGACCCTTACCAGCTGCTCCGTCATCGAGGCACCTCTCTCCCGATCTGCTCCCTGGGGAGCTGGGACCACACGATCTCCGGCTGCAGCGGCAGCCGGTCGATGCGGCCACCGAGGTGCCTGACGGCGTCCTCGACGGCATTCGCCAGGCACGGCACGGGCGTCACCGTCCCGGTCTCGCCTGCACCCTTGTAACCGCCCGGCGTGAACGGGTTCGGCGTGATGATGTGTTCGAGCGTCAGCGGCGGCATGTCCGCCGCCGTGGGGATCAGGTACTCGCGGAAGTTCCGGTTCAGCGGCTGCCCGTCCGGCGCGTAGCTGAACTGCTCGAACAGCGCACCGCCGAGGCCGTGCGCGAGCGCACCGAGGTGCTGGCCCTCCACGATCTTCGGGTTCAGGTGGTTGCCGCAGTCGTGCACGCTGACGTACGTGAGGATCTGCAGCCTCCCGGTCTCCTGGTCGATCTCCACCACGGCACCGTCGGCCGAGTACGGGAAGCTGGAGAACATCGCCACCCGGCCGCGCTCGTCGGCGGGGAAGTCGACGTTCGGGTCGCGGTAGTGGTACAGCATCTCCAGGCCGGGATCCTCGTCCTGCGGCAGGTCGTGGATGCGGTGGTACGCCACCCGCGCGAGGTCGCGCACGGTGATCGCCGTACCCGCACCGCCTGCGGTGCCCCTGACCCGCGCCTGCCCGGCCGTCAGGTCGAGGTCGGCGGCGTCTGCTTCGAGCAGGTGCGCGGCGATCCGCTTCAGCTTCGTGGCCATCTTCCGGCTCGCCATGGTGACCGCCGACGTCCCCACGACGGAGAACCTGCTGGAGTACGATCCGGAGCCGTACGGCGTGTGGTCGGTGTCGCCTTCCACCACGCGTACGGCGTCCGGGTGGATGCCGAGCTCGTCCGCGACCAGCTGCGCGATGGTCGTCGAGTGGCCCTGCCCCTCGTCGCTGCCGCCGGTCGCTACGAGCACCTGCCCGGCCGGGTCCATCGCCACGCGCACGCTGTAGTAGCCGTTGTTGTACGAACCCATCCGGGTGGACGACGACGGCTCGATGGCAAGGATGGTGCCGATACCGAGCAGCCGACCTTCCGCGCGCGCCGCCTGCTGCCGTTCACGCCAGCCGTCGTAGTCGAGCAGCTCGGCCAGCCGCTGCATGGCCTCCGGGTAGTTGCCGCTGTCGTAGCGCGAGCCGGTGGCGCACTCGTAGGGGAACTCCTCGGGCGGGATGAAGTTGCGCATCCGCACCTCGACCGGGTCGAGACCGAGCGCGGTGGCCGCCTCGTCCATCATCCGCTCGATGCAGTACGCCGCCTCGGACTTGCCGAAGCCGCGGTGCGCGCCGAACGGGGTCTTGTTCGTCGCGATGCCGAAGAGGTCCGCCTGGTAGTTCTTGATCTTGTACGCACCTGGCACGAACATCGGGGTGGTGACGATCGACGCGAGCCCGCCCACCGGGTACGCGTCGCCGAGGTCGGCGTAGATGCGGTCGCGCAGACCGACGATGGTGCCGTCGTTCTTCAGCGCCATGCCGACGTGGTGGATCTGCTCGCGCGCGTGGTTGGTGGCCAGCATGTGCTCGCGGCGGGTCTCGATCCACCGCACGGGCCGCCCGGCAGCCATCGCCGCGACCGGCACCACCAGCTCCTCCGGGTAGAAGCCCCACTTCTGCCCGAAGCCGCCACCGACGCGCGGCGTGATCACCCGCACCGACACCGCGGGGTCGGCCTTGATGCTGTTCTCCAGCAGCACGCCGACGGCGTGCGCGATCTGGCTCGACGTCCAGACGGTCAGCGTGTTCGCCGCCTCGTCGTAGTCAGCGACCACGCCGCGCGGTTCGATGGGTGTGCCGCTGAACCTGTGGTGCCGCAACGTTCGCTCGACCACCACGTCGGCGTCGTCGAACGCCGCGTCCACGTCAC encodes the following:
- a CDS encoding enoyl-CoA hydratase/isomerase family protein; this translates as MTEQLVRVERDGPVAYVTLDRASEQNKVTYAMMRQLIAALTEAGSADVLVLGAEGADFCLGRDQREKPEGVSLADNLTLITEVNGLLDGYGGVSVGLVRGRALGFGSGLAMHTDITLASDDATFGFDEITHGFPPLVVETFLADYLPRKAALDLVLTGRHVGAAEALAMGMVSRVVPDAELDAVAADVVAGLRAAPASGLSRAKTFLHEVGQVPPVDRAAYGVRELVSWRQANQ
- a CDS encoding molybdopterin-dependent oxidoreductase, translating into MTAPETAPAVGQSLPRVRDRELLRGEGTYVGDVRLPGMLYGVFYRSPHAHARITRLSLERALALPGVVLGITADDLTSRVHAMQPFPFQSRNPFRGGNPAIKFADRVGLAKDKVRYVGEAVALLVATDRYVAEDALELVDAEYEVLPPVLDAEEGAADDAPRLYEEWDDNVTLRFEVSSGDVDAAFDDADVVVERTLRHHRFSGTPIEPRGVVADYDEAANTLTVWTSSQIAHAVGVLLENSIKADPAVSVRVITPRVGGGFGQKWGFYPEELVVPVAAMAAGRPVRWIETRREHMLATNHAREQIHHVGMALKNDGTIVGLRDRIYADLGDAYPVGGLASIVTTPMFVPGAYKIKNYQADLFGIATNKTPFGAHRGFGKSEAAYCIERMMDEAATALGLDPVEVRMRNFIPPEEFPYECATGSRYDSGNYPEAMQRLAELLDYDGWRERQQAARAEGRLLGIGTILAIEPSSSTRMGSYNNGYYSVRVAMDPAGQVLVATGGSDEGQGHSTTIAQLVADELGIHPDAVRVVEGDTDHTPYGSGSYSSRFSVVGTSAVTMASRKMATKLKRIAAHLLEADAADLDLTAGQARVRGTAGGAGTAITVRDLARVAYHRIHDLPQDEDPGLEMLYHYRDPNVDFPADERGRVAMFSSFPYSADGAVVEIDQETGRLQILTYVSVHDCGNHLNPKIVEGQHLGALAHGLGGALFEQFSYAPDGQPLNRNFREYLIPTAADMPPLTLEHIITPNPFTPGGYKGAGETGTVTPVPCLANAVEDAVRHLGGRIDRLPLQPEIVWSQLPREQIGREVPR